From Puniceicoccaceae bacterium, a single genomic window includes:
- a CDS encoding SufE family protein produces the protein MTIEEKKQQCIDDLSIIEDPHERLGYIIDMGKTAEGLNDSFKTDAYLIEGCVSNLWLVPEFRDGKCYFAADSDAMVTKGLANLLCQLYSGYTPEQVLSVDPGFLAEVGVTQHLSPNRRNGLTQVGERIHSFAKIKSIS, from the coding sequence ATGACCATTGAGGAGAAAAAACAGCAGTGCATTGACGATCTTTCGATCATTGAAGATCCCCATGAACGCTTGGGCTACATCATAGACATGGGTAAAACAGCCGAGGGATTGAACGATTCGTTCAAGACGGATGCCTATCTCATCGAAGGTTGTGTCTCCAATTTATGGCTGGTTCCCGAATTTCGGGATGGCAAGTGTTATTTTGCAGCGGATTCCGATGCGATGGTGACCAAGGGCCTTGCCAACCTGTTGTGTCAGCTCTACAGCGGCTACACTCCCGAACAGGTGCTTTCGGTGGACCCCGGATTCCTTGCAGAGGTCGGCGTGACACAGCACTTGTCCCCCAATCGACGCAACGGATTGACCCAGGTTGGCGAGCGCATCCACAGTTTTGCCAAAATTAAGTCAATTTCGTAA
- a CDS encoding polyribonucleotide nucleotidyltransferase produces the protein MKQKYSVDVEGMDITISTGSLALQASGSVVISMGETSVFVSATAANSIRPGQDFFPLTVDYREKYSAVGRFPGGYIKRESRPSEKEILTCRLCDRPLRPLFPKGFLNEVQVIGYLLSADLVNEPDVLMVNGASAALMISDVPWNGPIGCVRIGEVEGEFVVNPTNEQMLDSTLDLIYVGNEKEMMMIEGSAEQIPEARFIEALDFAQEAIQPIIAAQKALAAQVAKPKREFELFTANPEIVQICRDAVGGEMSTAIFQDRKQDRERAVDALKEKAKEVLIEKFGEEEFEDYQLAMAFEVLQEEVYRTNILDKGKRADGRAPRDLREISCETNVLPRTHGTAIFQRGETQSLVITTLGTGKDAQNLDGITGGPQSKSFILHYNFPPFSVGECGRFGIPGRREIGHGALAERSLLPVIPGEDEFPYAIRLVSEIMSSNGSTSMASVCGGCLALMDAGVPITDTVAGISAGLITEFDESGSLKRHTVLSDILGAEDHFGDMDFKICGTRNGITGFQLDLKIQGLNSEIAKEAIALATETRYKILDIMEATLQKPREEVNQFAPRVHSLMIDPEKIGLLIGPGGKNIRRITETTGASIDIDEDNSGRVSIYASTKESMDRAIYEVELITGDIEDGKIYRGIVRSIKEFGAFVECLPGKEGLVHISELADFRVRKVEDVCKVGDEMIVKCLSTDEKGRVRLSRRAAMAELEQSRQQQEEAGEPEDASDADNEDES, from the coding sequence ATGAAACAAAAATACTCTGTTGATGTCGAAGGAATGGACATCACCATCTCCACCGGCAGTCTAGCTCTTCAGGCAAGTGGATCCGTTGTTATCTCCATGGGGGAGACTTCCGTTTTTGTCAGTGCAACCGCTGCCAACAGCATCCGCCCCGGACAGGATTTTTTCCCGCTCACGGTGGACTATCGTGAAAAATACAGTGCGGTTGGACGCTTTCCCGGCGGATACATCAAGCGCGAAAGCCGTCCGTCCGAAAAAGAAATCCTCACCTGCCGCCTCTGTGACCGTCCCCTGCGTCCCCTGTTTCCCAAGGGATTTCTGAATGAAGTGCAGGTCATTGGCTACCTGCTTTCTGCCGATCTGGTCAACGAACCTGATGTGCTCATGGTTAATGGTGCCTCCGCTGCGCTCATGATCTCCGATGTGCCCTGGAACGGTCCGATCGGATGTGTGCGCATCGGCGAAGTCGAAGGTGAGTTTGTGGTCAACCCGACCAATGAACAGATGCTCGATTCCACGCTCGACCTCATTTATGTGGGCAACGAGAAGGAGATGATGATGATCGAGGGCAGCGCGGAACAGATCCCCGAAGCCCGTTTCATCGAGGCGCTTGATTTTGCGCAAGAGGCGATCCAGCCCATCATTGCCGCGCAGAAGGCACTCGCCGCACAGGTGGCCAAGCCAAAGCGTGAGTTTGAACTCTTCACCGCAAACCCGGAAATCGTGCAGATCTGCCGCGATGCTGTGGGCGGTGAGATGTCGACGGCAATCTTTCAGGATCGCAAGCAGGACCGCGAGCGAGCGGTTGATGCGCTGAAGGAAAAAGCAAAGGAAGTGCTGATTGAGAAGTTTGGTGAAGAGGAGTTTGAAGACTACCAGCTCGCCATGGCCTTCGAAGTATTGCAGGAAGAAGTGTACCGCACCAACATCCTCGACAAGGGCAAACGTGCTGACGGTCGTGCTCCTCGGGATCTGCGTGAGATCAGCTGTGAAACCAATGTGCTGCCGCGCACACACGGCACCGCGATCTTTCAGCGCGGAGAAACGCAATCACTGGTCATCACGACGCTGGGCACCGGCAAGGACGCCCAGAACCTTGATGGCATCACCGGAGGCCCCCAGTCCAAGAGCTTTATCCTGCACTATAACTTCCCTCCGTTTTCGGTGGGTGAGTGCGGCCGTTTTGGCATCCCGGGTCGTCGCGAGATCGGCCATGGTGCCTTGGCAGAGCGTTCCCTGTTGCCAGTGATTCCCGGTGAAGATGAGTTTCCCTACGCGATTCGCCTGGTGTCGGAGATCATGAGTTCCAACGGGTCCACCTCGATGGCGTCGGTTTGCGGGGGATGTCTCGCGCTCATGGATGCAGGTGTTCCGATCACCGATACCGTAGCGGGAATTTCCGCTGGCCTGATCACTGAGTTTGATGAATCGGGCAGCCTCAAGCGCCACACCGTGCTTAGCGATATTCTCGGGGCCGAAGACCACTTCGGTGACATGGATTTCAAAATCTGTGGAACGCGCAATGGTATCACCGGTTTCCAGCTGGACCTCAAAATCCAAGGCCTGAATTCCGAAATCGCCAAGGAGGCCATCGCACTTGCGACGGAGACGCGCTACAAGATCCTCGACATCATGGAAGCGACGCTGCAAAAGCCGCGCGAAGAGGTCAACCAGTTTGCTCCGCGGGTACACTCCCTGATGATCGATCCGGAAAAGATTGGACTTCTGATCGGACCGGGAGGCAAAAACATCCGCCGTATCACCGAAACCACGGGTGCCAGCATCGATATCGATGAGGACAACTCCGGACGTGTCAGCATCTATGCGAGCACGAAGGAATCCATGGATCGGGCGATCTATGAAGTCGAACTCATCACGGGAGATATTGAGGATGGCAAGATCTACCGCGGCATCGTTCGTTCGATCAAGGAGTTTGGTGCATTCGTGGAATGCCTGCCTGGCAAGGAAGGTTTGGTTCACATCTCGGAACTCGCGGATTTCCGCGTGCGCAAGGTGGAGGATGTGTGCAAGGTTGGCGATGAAATGATCGTCAAGTGCTTGTCGACCGATGAAAAGGGCCGGGTACGCCTGAGTCGCCGCGCTGCAATGGCAGAACTCGAACAGAGTCGCCAGCAGCAGGAAGAGGCAGGAGAGCCTGAGGACGCATCCGACGCAGATAACGAAGACGAATCCTGA
- the alr gene encoding alanine racemase yields the protein MTEPGSRVTLEINLSAIRRNYRRIQKAIAPLGIMAVLKANAYGLGVRAIAQVLKQEGVAAFGVAEAKEACAIADLGVPILVLGGLLPEEIPSLLAMNAWMPVQSQETGRRIQEEAARQHRIARCHVLIDTGMGRLGLLEQDCIEALQSLAAMPNLQIDGLYSHFPDAYSDRTFSEQQIQKLLRIAQHIRSRLHISLRHLHISNSDGLHNIPEASHPPFTLVRTGINLYGCFDLEGRQTLPLEEVITIRSRLASVRSLPAGSTIGYGKSCILQQPTLVGTVAIGYADGLPLHFQNGGYLKVRGKPCAVLGRTSMDYTTIDLSMVPDAKVGDAVTCLGEGITTADWARAKGTIPYEVICSIGNRVERIAIEE from the coding sequence ATGACGGAACCGGGATCTCGCGTTACTTTGGAAATTAATCTGAGTGCCATTCGACGCAATTATCGACGCATTCAGAAAGCCATCGCACCGCTTGGCATCATGGCCGTGTTGAAAGCCAACGCCTACGGGCTTGGGGTGCGCGCCATCGCACAGGTCCTTAAACAGGAAGGTGTGGCAGCCTTTGGTGTGGCCGAAGCCAAGGAAGCTTGTGCGATCGCGGATCTGGGCGTGCCCATTCTCGTGCTCGGTGGACTGCTTCCCGAAGAGATTCCCAGCTTGCTCGCAATGAATGCGTGGATGCCGGTCCAATCCCAGGAAACAGGTCGTCGCATTCAGGAGGAAGCGGCGCGACAACACCGCATCGCGCGTTGCCATGTGCTGATCGATACAGGCATGGGACGATTGGGATTGCTCGAACAGGACTGCATTGAAGCCCTTCAATCCCTGGCGGCGATGCCCAACCTCCAAATTGATGGTCTGTATTCACACTTTCCCGATGCCTACAGTGACCGCACTTTTTCGGAACAGCAGATTCAAAAACTACTCCGTATTGCGCAGCACATTCGCTCCCGACTTCACATTTCCCTGCGTCACCTGCACATCAGCAACTCGGATGGCTTGCACAACATTCCAGAAGCAAGTCATCCCCCTTTCACGCTGGTGCGCACGGGGATAAATTTGTACGGATGTTTTGACCTGGAAGGTCGCCAAACCCTTCCACTTGAAGAGGTGATCACGATCCGCTCCCGTCTGGCATCGGTGCGCAGCCTGCCCGCCGGGTCGACCATCGGGTATGGCAAAAGCTGCATACTGCAACAGCCGACTCTGGTTGGTACTGTCGCCATCGGCTACGCGGATGGGCTGCCGCTTCATTTTCAAAACGGAGGATACCTGAAGGTCCGGGGCAAACCCTGTGCAGTGCTCGGACGCACGTCCATGGACTACACCACTATTGATCTTTCCATGGTGCCAGACGCCAAAGTGGGCGATGCCGTAACCTGCCTCGGAGAGGGAATCACCACTGCCGACTGGGCACGCGCCAAGGGCACCATCCCCTATGAGGTCATTTGCTCGATCGGCAACCGGGTGGAACGCATCGCGATTGAAGAATAG